One stretch of Croceibacterium atlanticum DNA includes these proteins:
- a CDS encoding MaoC family dehydratase has product MAEDEDLIGPELRAWIGRGIGRIKVPEPISGSEVRRFARATGDYNPLWFDEEYARAAGYSGRVVPPMVVHEVFRRVGGEGGEWTDPWLSLPMPAGYTEARNAGSESEWLAPVYLDTPLFIECDVVDIFARKGRSGNTTIFSQREERLLDEAGEVVFRRLQTIAHLKPAPAPQGAGKGA; this is encoded by the coding sequence ATGGCAGAGGATGAAGATCTCATTGGTCCGGAATTGCGGGCCTGGATCGGGCGCGGCATCGGCAGGATAAAGGTGCCTGAACCGATATCGGGTTCCGAAGTGCGCCGCTTTGCGCGGGCGACCGGCGATTACAACCCGCTCTGGTTTGACGAGGAATATGCTCGTGCCGCAGGTTATAGCGGCAGGGTGGTGCCGCCAATGGTGGTGCATGAAGTCTTCCGCAGAGTTGGGGGAGAGGGGGGCGAATGGACCGATCCCTGGCTGAGCCTTCCCATGCCTGCCGGCTATACGGAAGCCCGTAATGCCGGCAGCGAATCCGAATGGCTTGCCCCCGTATATCTCGACACACCGCTGTTTATCGAATGCGATGTCGTGGACATCTTCGCCCGAAAGGGAAGGAGCGGCAACACCACTATCTTTTCCCAGCGGGAAGAACGGCTTCTGGATGAAGCGGGCGAAGTTGTTTTTCGCCGGCTCCAGACCATTGCCCACCTCAAGCCGGCCCCTGCCCCGCAAGGTGCCGGGAAGGGTGCCTGA
- a CDS encoding CaiB/BaiF CoA transferase family protein: MAESKRVSPLEGIRVLDFSHILAGPYCTRLLADLGADVVKVESRSRPDMLGALRPGENPPGRRDRPPLYLNTNRSKRSITLNLKTDAGRKVAFMLASNADVIVENFSSGVMGRLGLDYDALASANPGLIYLSLSGYGHSGPRQHWISMNMNLQAHSGLMLATGSEGDPPVAIANSWNDYIGGIHGCFAVTEALASRRRTGEGANLDISQFECSASTIGGLITACSINQRPLSRPGNRCSAHSPQGVYRCAGKDEWCAITIEDDDQWRALLGVIGGEGLLHEERFMQARGRQAAASDLDCAIEEWTSLLDSREVERRLIEAGVPAARMNRIPDVMDLDEAGAVFRPIDDPQDSERRVTGLPVSWPRLKEALRPAPAMGEHTEAVLEDWISLAAADFAEFEREGAFH, from the coding sequence ATGGCCGAATCCAAACGCGTATCCCCCCTTGAAGGTATACGCGTACTTGATTTCAGTCACATCCTGGCCGGTCCTTATTGTACGAGGTTGCTGGCCGATCTCGGGGCCGATGTGGTGAAGGTTGAAAGCCGTTCCAGGCCGGACATGCTCGGTGCGCTTCGGCCGGGCGAGAATCCGCCGGGGCGGCGGGACCGGCCGCCGCTTTATCTCAACACCAATCGCAGCAAGCGATCGATCACGCTGAACCTGAAAACCGATGCAGGCAGGAAGGTCGCCTTCATGCTCGCCTCGAATGCGGATGTGATCGTCGAGAATTTCAGCAGCGGCGTGATGGGACGGCTTGGCCTGGATTACGATGCGCTGGCCAGTGCAAATCCGGGCCTGATCTATCTGAGCCTGTCGGGATACGGCCATTCGGGCCCGCGCCAGCACTGGATCAGCATGAACATGAATCTCCAGGCGCATTCCGGGCTGATGCTGGCAACCGGGTCGGAAGGGGATCCGCCGGTGGCGATCGCCAATTCCTGGAACGACTATATCGGCGGAATTCACGGCTGCTTTGCCGTAACCGAGGCATTGGCCAGCCGCAGGCGCACTGGGGAAGGGGCCAATCTCGATATCAGCCAGTTCGAATGCAGCGCCTCCACGATTGGCGGGCTGATCACCGCATGTTCGATCAACCAGCGCCCGCTATCCCGGCCGGGTAATCGGTGCAGCGCGCATTCGCCGCAGGGCGTTTATCGTTGCGCGGGAAAAGATGAATGGTGCGCGATTACGATCGAGGACGATGATCAGTGGCGCGCGCTGCTCGGCGTGATCGGAGGGGAGGGGCTGCTGCATGAAGAGCGCTTCATGCAGGCGCGCGGGCGGCAGGCCGCGGCGAGCGATCTCGACTGCGCGATCGAGGAATGGACGAGCTTGCTGGACAGTCGCGAGGTCGAGCGAAGGCTGATCGAGGCGGGCGTTCCGGCAGCGCGCATGAACCGCATCCCCGATGTGATGGACCTTGACGAGGCGGGCGCGGTTTTCCGCCCGATAGACGACCCGCAAGATAGCGAGCGGCGTGTCACCGGCCTTCCGGTTTCCTGGCCCCGGCTGAAGGAAGCCCTGCGGCCCGCACCGGCGATGGGCGAGCATACAGAGGCGGTGCTTGAAGACTGGATCAGTCTGGCTGCGGCAGATTTCGCGGAGTTCGAGCGCGAAGGCGCCTTTCATTAG